In the Leptotrichia sp. oral taxon 212 genome, one interval contains:
- a CDS encoding exopolysaccharide biosynthesis polyprenyl glycosylphosphotransferase: MAISGVRKNFSYLFGILTVAMYFIGLVIINRGLGFRNAMIIVSALVAYYIANVYNVATNKYKLKDMTTVIVINGILMTVTTFSKIFTFYEGIILFGIITIFQIAFRYIVIMGVVEKEHVVFVGENDYTQDLLESVKKDGQYVFAASLNNTDTKALGKEIVEMYKTKKFDVLVDFTDKLLGDPKLTGKLLQYKLEGLQYYNYLEFYETYENKLPISHLSPKWFLENTGFEIYHNNFNLKAKRLLDLFFAMLIGIFAAPVIILAAIIVKLESKGPIFFIQERIGEGNKKFNIVKFRSMTTDAEKDGPQWASKNDNRVTKFGKIMRATRIDELPQLWNVLRGEMSFVGPRPEREFFIQQLEKEIPYYNLRHTVKPGLTGWAQVMYPYGASVEDAYRKLQYDLYYIKHHSIPFDVKVLLKTVTIVIFGKGR; the protein is encoded by the coding sequence ATGGCCATAAGCGGAGTAAGAAAAAATTTTTCCTATTTATTTGGAATATTGACAGTAGCAATGTATTTTATTGGACTGGTTATAATAAACAGGGGGCTGGGATTCAGAAATGCAATGATAATAGTCAGTGCCCTGGTTGCCTACTATATAGCGAATGTATATAATGTAGCAACAAACAAGTATAAGCTTAAGGATATGACAACGGTAATTGTAATAAACGGAATTTTAATGACTGTTACAACTTTTTCTAAAATATTCACTTTTTATGAAGGAATTATACTTTTCGGAATAATAACAATATTTCAGATAGCGTTCAGATATATAGTCATTATGGGAGTAGTTGAAAAGGAACATGTTGTTTTTGTCGGAGAAAATGACTACACACAGGATTTACTTGAAAGTGTAAAAAAGGATGGACAGTATGTATTTGCCGCATCATTAAATAACACTGATACGAAGGCGCTTGGAAAAGAAATAGTTGAAATGTATAAAACAAAGAAATTTGACGTTCTTGTAGATTTTACGGATAAACTTCTGGGAGATCCTAAACTTACGGGAAAACTGCTGCAATATAAGCTTGAAGGGTTGCAATACTACAACTATCTGGAATTTTATGAAACGTATGAAAATAAGCTACCCATATCTCATTTAAGCCCAAAATGGTTTCTCGAGAATACAGGTTTTGAAATATATCATAACAATTTCAATCTTAAGGCTAAGAGACTGCTGGATCTGTTTTTTGCAATGCTGATAGGAATATTTGCGGCGCCGGTAATTATACTTGCTGCAATAATAGTAAAACTTGAATCTAAAGGGCCAATATTTTTTATACAGGAAAGAATAGGAGAGGGGAATAAGAAATTTAACATAGTGAAATTCCGTTCTATGACTACAGATGCTGAAAAAGATGGACCTCAATGGGCATCGAAAAATGATAACAGGGTGACAAAGTTTGGGAAAATAATGAGAGCCACAAGAATTGATGAGCTGCCTCAGCTGTGGAATGTTCTACGAGGAGAAATGAGCTTTGTCGGACCTCGTCCTGAAAGGGAATTTTTTATTCAGCAGCTTGAAAAGGAAATACCATACTATAATTTAAGACATACTGTAAAACCTGGACTGACAGGATGGGCGCAAGTGATGTATCCTTATGGTGCAAGTGTTGAAGATGCCTACAGAAAATTGCAGTATGATCTGTACTATATAAAGCATCATAGTATTCCATTTGATGTAAAAGTTCTGTTAAAAACAGTGACGATAGTTATTTTTGGAAAAGGGAGATAA
- a CDS encoding glycosyltransferase family 2 protein, protein MEKNKVSIIIPVYNAEKFIGETIESVISQTYTDWEMLILNDRSTDSSYEIIQKYAQKDKRIKAIDSEKNIGVVEGRNRLIDEADGEYIAFLDSDDYWKEDKLEKQIEFMKKENAAISCTEYTRVTEEGKPINEIKIKEEITYRDLLKNNYLGCLTVIYNAGKLGKRYFKERDKNEDYVLWLEIVKETGKIHGLKENLAFYRVLNKSRSSNKIDAAKVRWRIYRDVEKLSLFQAAYYFINYVIIALKKTK, encoded by the coding sequence ATGGAAAAAAATAAGGTATCTATAATAATTCCCGTGTATAATGCAGAAAAATTTATTGGAGAAACGATAGAGTCAGTCATTTCTCAGACATATACAGATTGGGAAATGCTTATACTGAATGACAGATCTACTGACAGCAGTTATGAAATTATACAGAAATATGCACAGAAAGACAAAAGAATAAAAGCTATTGACAGTGAAAAAAATATCGGTGTGGTTGAAGGAAGAAACAGGCTTATAGATGAAGCGGATGGAGAATATATAGCCTTTCTGGATTCTGATGACTACTGGAAGGAAGATAAGCTTGAAAAACAGATTGAATTCATGAAAAAGGAAAATGCTGCCATAAGCTGTACAGAATATACAAGAGTTACGGAAGAAGGAAAGCCTATCAATGAAATAAAAATAAAGGAAGAAATAACATACAGGGATTTACTTAAGAATAACTATTTAGGCTGCCTTACAGTTATCTACAATGCCGGAAAGCTTGGAAAAAGATATTTTAAGGAGAGGGATAAAAATGAAGATTATGTCCTTTGGCTTGAGATAGTAAAGGAGACTGGGAAAATACATGGCCTGAAGGAAAATCTGGCATTTTACAGAGTTCTGAATAAATCAAGATCAAGTAATAAAATAGATGCCGCCAAAGTAAGATGGAGAATATACAGGGATGTGGAAAAGCTTTCATTGTTCCAGGCAGCTTATTATTTCATAAATTATGTAATAATAGCTTTAAAAAAGACAAAATAA
- a CDS encoding CDP-glycerol glycerophosphotransferase family protein codes for MDKIRCLINMITAFIIYPFTKGKFKNRKIWLAGGNAGELFVDNGRAIYEYLRSKKDIEEYWVVNKNSPVFDKIHGGKLVKGSVESYLYFMNSEVVLFSHSISADIAPYLFVVPVINMFHYKTLKVFLNHGTVGFKVRMPMNRKTGKIAEKLVKSYDINICDSEYEKNIKTKTWWNVPENSTFITGYPRYDKLYDVEVERKEILFMPTWRNWIKLENTRIEDTEYFKNITGLVTDEKLNKYLEEKNIYLNVYIHQLMHDYLKNFDKVKLGKNVTLLPKDADITKELMKSKILITDYSSVAYDFYYLKKPIIFFQFDREEYQKKVGSYVDLDKELFGEGVHSIKECVEKIEEITDNKFEYSPSVRENTDKMRSMFLKYTDKENCKRVYELIIKKLGEKNGKK; via the coding sequence ATGGACAAGATAAGATGCCTTATAAACATGATAACAGCCTTTATAATTTATCCTTTTACAAAGGGAAAATTTAAAAACAGGAAAATATGGCTTGCCGGTGGAAATGCAGGAGAACTTTTTGTTGACAATGGAAGAGCGATATATGAATATTTAAGGTCAAAAAAGGATATAGAGGAATATTGGGTTGTCAATAAAAATTCACCGGTTTTTGATAAAATTCATGGCGGTAAGCTGGTAAAGGGAAGTGTGGAAAGTTATCTCTATTTCATGAATTCAGAAGTTGTCCTTTTTTCGCATTCAATATCTGCAGATATAGCTCCTTATCTGTTTGTTGTTCCAGTTATAAATATGTTTCATTATAAGACTTTAAAGGTGTTTCTGAATCATGGGACGGTAGGATTTAAAGTCAGAATGCCAATGAACAGGAAAACAGGGAAAATAGCAGAAAAACTTGTGAAATCCTACGATATAAATATATGTGATTCAGAATATGAAAAAAACATAAAAACTAAAACGTGGTGGAATGTTCCTGAAAATAGTACATTTATAACAGGATATCCAAGATATGATAAACTGTATGATGTGGAAGTTGAAAGAAAAGAAATTCTTTTCATGCCTACATGGAGAAACTGGATAAAACTTGAAAATACAAGGATAGAAGATACAGAATATTTTAAGAATATTACAGGACTTGTAACAGACGAAAAACTTAATAAATATCTGGAAGAAAAAAATATTTATCTGAATGTGTATATTCATCAGCTTATGCATGATTACCTGAAGAATTTTGATAAAGTGAAGCTTGGAAAAAATGTCACTCTGCTGCCAAAAGATGCAGATATTACAAAGGAGCTGATGAAATCAAAAATACTTATAACAGATTATTCCAGTGTTGCATACGATTTCTATTATCTGAAAAAGCCGATTATATTTTTTCAGTTTGACAGGGAAGAATATCAGAAAAAAGTTGGTTCCTATGTGGATCTGGATAAGGAACTTTTTGGTGAAGGTGTTCATAGTATAAAGGAATGTGTGGAAAAAATAGAAGAGATTACAGATAATAAATTTGAGTATAGTCCATCTGTAAGGGAAAATACAGATAAAATGAGAAGTATGTTTTTAAAATATACTGATAAGGAAAACTGTAAGAGAGTATACGAACTGATTATAAAAAAACTTGGAGAAAAAAATGGAAAAAAATAA
- a CDS encoding glycosyltransferase family 2 protein, protein MRILKVSLIMPTINVTDELELFLKSLKEQTYKDFELIAVDQNNDDRAYKILEKYEDDFEIKYMKSDRKGLSLNRNRGLLVMDGEITGFPDDDCEYQPDTLEKVVKFFKENEDKRIYSCRTLERGKDYGTGIMSEQNLKLTKGNIEKTVKSITFFVNYVFEDIILFDENLGVGSAFGSGEETDYVLTLLHKGYKGEYFADDIIFHPAKKGNYDDLDKAYKYALGYGALVKKEVMGRKNFFYYFKYLKRIFRSMAGILLTKNRKYHKTVLKGRIEGFNKYK, encoded by the coding sequence GTGAGAATATTGAAGGTCTCGTTAATAATGCCAACAATAAATGTTACTGATGAACTGGAACTATTTTTAAAAAGTTTAAAAGAACAGACTTATAAGGATTTTGAACTTATTGCAGTGGATCAGAACAATGATGACAGGGCTTATAAAATTTTAGAAAAATATGAAGATGATTTTGAAATAAAGTATATGAAGAGTGACAGGAAAGGTCTCAGTCTGAATAGAAACAGAGGATTACTTGTAATGGATGGGGAAATTACAGGATTTCCTGATGACGACTGTGAATATCAGCCTGATACATTGGAAAAAGTAGTGAAATTTTTTAAAGAAAATGAAGATAAGAGAATATATTCGTGCAGAACTCTTGAAAGAGGAAAAGACTATGGAACAGGAATAATGTCTGAACAGAACCTTAAACTGACTAAAGGGAATATTGAAAAAACTGTGAAGTCCATCACTTTTTTTGTAAACTATGTATTTGAGGATATAATTCTGTTTGATGAAAATCTGGGTGTTGGGTCTGCTTTTGGAAGTGGAGAGGAGACAGATTATGTACTGACATTACTGCATAAAGGATACAAGGGGGAGTATTTTGCAGATGACATTATTTTTCATCCTGCTAAAAAAGGGAATTATGATGATTTGGACAAAGCTTATAAATATGCACTCGGTTACGGAGCTCTCGTTAAGAAAGAGGTTATGGGAAGAAAAAATTTCTTTTATTATTTCAAATATTTGAAAAGAATATTCAGAAGTATGGCAGGAATATTGCTCACGAAAAATAGGAAATACCATAAAACAGTTTTAAAAGGAAGAATAGAAGGATTTAATAAATATAAGTAG
- a CDS encoding DUF333 domain-containing protein encodes MEKFKLILGVALIGAALVSCTSEKGNTSGVSSIKDSYAKENVQEMIKQEQSETQEETNNEADIKGPVAGLPNPASKYCVDQGGESIIVKDQNGNEIGKCKLKNGKEVDEWEYYRQNNKSEK; translated from the coding sequence ATGGAAAAATTCAAACTAATTTTAGGAGTTGCATTAATCGGAGCAGCTTTGGTTTCATGTACTTCAGAAAAAGGAAACACGTCTGGCGTATCGTCTATAAAAGATAGTTATGCAAAAGAAAATGTTCAGGAAATGATTAAACAGGAACAAAGTGAAACTCAGGAAGAAACAAATAATGAAGCAGATATAAAAGGACCAGTAGCTGGACTGCCTAATCCAGCTTCTAAATACTGTGTGGATCAAGGCGGGGAATCAATTATTGTAAAGGATCAGAATGGAAATGAAATTGGGAAATGCAAACTTAAAAATGGAAAAGAAGTAGATGAATGGGAATATTACAGACAAAACAATAAATCTGAAAAATAA
- a CDS encoding MalY/PatB family protein gives MSKKYDFETLVSRKNQGSYKWDQMYKEYPDLPNDIVPFSVADMELQIASEIKEGLKKYIDEAILGYTGTYKEYFEAVISWMKRRHDFDIQKEWIVTSSGVVSALFDSVKAFTEKEDGVIVFTPVYYPFYSAIKLNGRKIIECPLIENEGRYTIDFENFEKLAKEEKNKLLILCSPHNPVGRVWTEEELRKIGEIALENNLKIVSDEIHFDILMEGEKHTVLQTLSEELSEITITCTAPTKTFNLAGIGISNIIIKNEKLRKKFIAEQGKSSAHVFAALGYRACILAYTQSEEWFEQFLQLINKNQKTVNKFFEEKFTELRAPLIQGTYLQWIDFRALGLKGEELKKFMNEKAQIFFSEGYTFGKDGEGFERINLAAPTHILEKGLERLYEAIKKEYPNFCK, from the coding sequence ATGTCAAAAAAATACGATTTTGAAACATTGGTAAGCAGAAAAAATCAAGGCTCGTACAAATGGGATCAGATGTACAAGGAATATCCTGATCTGCCTAATGATATAGTGCCATTTTCTGTAGCTGATATGGAACTGCAGATTGCATCTGAAATAAAGGAAGGTCTGAAAAAGTATATAGATGAAGCAATACTTGGATATACTGGAACTTATAAGGAATACTTTGAAGCTGTCATAAGCTGGATGAAGAGAAGACATGATTTTGACATTCAGAAAGAGTGGATTGTAACTTCTTCAGGAGTCGTTTCTGCATTATTTGATTCTGTAAAGGCATTTACTGAAAAAGAGGATGGAGTAATAGTGTTTACACCTGTGTATTATCCTTTTTACAGCGCAATAAAATTAAATGGGAGAAAAATTATAGAATGCCCACTCATAGAAAATGAAGGAAGATACACAATAGATTTTGAAAATTTTGAAAAACTTGCAAAGGAAGAAAAAAATAAACTCCTTATTTTATGCAGTCCCCACAATCCTGTAGGAAGAGTATGGACTGAAGAAGAACTGAGAAAAATTGGTGAAATTGCCCTTGAAAATAATCTCAAAATTGTTTCTGATGAAATACATTTTGATATTCTGATGGAAGGTGAAAAACATACTGTCTTACAGACACTGTCGGAAGAACTTTCTGAAATTACCATTACATGTACTGCTCCAACGAAGACGTTTAACCTTGCAGGAATTGGAATATCAAATATAATTATAAAAAATGAAAAGTTGAGAAAAAAATTTATAGCTGAACAGGGAAAATCATCGGCACATGTATTTGCGGCATTGGGATATAGAGCCTGTATATTGGCATATACTCAGTCAGAAGAATGGTTTGAGCAGTTTCTTCAGCTGATTAATAAAAATCAGAAAACTGTAAATAAATTTTTTGAAGAGAAATTTACTGAGCTCAGAGCTCCATTAATTCAGGGAACTTATTTGCAGTGGATTGATTTCAGGGCTTTGGGACTTAAAGGGGAAGAACTGAAAAAATTTATGAATGAAAAAGCACAGATATTTTTCAGTGAAGGATATACATTCGGTAAAGATGGTGAAGGATTTGAAAGAATAAACCTTGCGGCTCCTACTCATATACTGGAAAAAGGTCTGGAAAGATTATACGAGGCAATAAAAAAAGAATATCCTAATTTTTGTAAATAA
- a CDS encoding tetratricopeptide repeat protein — MGIFEKIINKFRNKDSEEEKYLKIAKEHIDKAGENLTKEQINEMMKLGMDIRELYPEVSKLYFERIEDYFPHASTMLATFYMDKDDEMYEKYCLKAANQGENIAKKSLAIFYAKNNNEEKMLEWYNKLENKEDYDVLAYMSNYYMFQDNYDKVKEINFTILKNKKNDKYAPNCLGDAYFAEDDFENSEKYYKIALENGSPDSKDKLFNLYQTTENIEKFRELIEKDGTKKREDFLTLGNLYFHKKDYKMAEKWYLESEKLGFLESKYNLGHVYYEIENFEKAEKYFQEVIEKIPHLKENAIEKLINVYNSQANLYLTSGDFDKAEKYLKILVEKYSIKECYYNLAVINRQKGNIEKYKEYILKGIELGDSQCMFSYALSVYSETGKYTEEVDRWLKKAAEKDHVDAMYELGLFASEQNRIEDSKKWYKKAAEKGETTAMNNLANIYSDEGNKEEAMKLYLESAEKGNPLAFFNLGNYYEENNNIELAKEYYSKVLDSLKGYPTSKLEQEAVNRLKKLQSGENN; from the coding sequence TTGGGGATATTTGAAAAAATAATAAATAAATTTCGAAATAAAGATAGTGAAGAAGAAAAATACTTGAAGATTGCTAAGGAGCATATTGATAAAGCAGGAGAAAATTTAACAAAAGAGCAAATTAATGAAATGATGAAGTTGGGAATGGATATAAGGGAACTTTATCCAGAAGTTTCAAAATTGTATTTTGAACGAATAGAAGATTATTTTCCCCATGCTTCAACAATGTTAGCTACTTTTTATATGGATAAAGATGATGAAATGTATGAAAAATATTGTTTAAAGGCTGCAAATCAAGGAGAAAATATAGCAAAGAAAAGTCTTGCTATATTTTATGCAAAAAATAATAATGAAGAGAAAATGTTAGAATGGTACAATAAGCTTGAAAATAAGGAAGATTATGATGTATTAGCCTACATGTCAAATTATTATATGTTTCAAGATAATTACGATAAAGTAAAAGAAATAAATTTTACAATATTAAAAAATAAAAAAAATGATAAGTATGCACCTAATTGTTTAGGTGATGCATATTTTGCTGAAGATGATTTTGAAAATTCTGAAAAATATTATAAAATTGCTTTGGAAAATGGAAGTCCTGATTCAAAGGATAAATTATTTAATCTTTATCAAACAACCGAAAACATAGAAAAGTTTAGAGAGTTAATTGAGAAAGATGGAACTAAAAAAAGAGAAGATTTTTTAACCTTAGGAAATCTTTATTTTCATAAAAAAGATTATAAAATGGCTGAAAAATGGTACTTAGAGTCTGAAAAATTAGGATTTTTAGAATCAAAATACAATTTAGGACATGTTTATTATGAAATTGAAAATTTTGAAAAAGCTGAGAAGTATTTTCAGGAAGTGATAGAAAAAATACCACATCTTAAAGAAAATGCTATTGAAAAATTAATAAATGTATATAACAGTCAAGCAAATTTATATCTAACCAGTGGAGATTTTGATAAAGCTGAAAAATATTTAAAAATATTGGTTGAAAAATATAGTATAAAGGAATGCTATTATAATTTAGCAGTAATAAATAGACAAAAAGGAAATATAGAAAAATACAAAGAATATATTTTGAAAGGAATTGAATTAGGAGATAGCCAATGTATGTTTAGTTATGCATTATCTGTTTATTCAGAAACAGGTAAATATACAGAAGAAGTTGACAGGTGGTTAAAAAAAGCTGCAGAAAAAGATCATGTTGATGCAATGTATGAGTTAGGTCTTTTTGCTTCTGAACAGAATAGAATTGAAGATTCTAAAAAATGGTATAAAAAAGCAGCTGAAAAAGGAGAGACAACTGCAATGAATAACCTTGCTAATATTTATAGTGATGAAGGAAATAAAGAAGAAGCAATGAAACTTTATCTGGAATCAGCTGAAAAAGGTAATCCTTTAGCATTTTTCAACCTTGGAAATTATTATGAAGAAAATAATAATATAGAACTCGCGAAAGAATATTACAGTAAAGTATTAGATTCATTAAAAGGTTATCCGACAAGTAAATTGGAACAGGAAGCTGTAAATAGACTAAAAAAATTACAGAGTGGAGAAAATAACTAA
- a CDS encoding formate--tetrahydrofolate ligase — MTDIEIAQRAKLEKINVIAEKAGLAEEDYEQYGNYKAKVSLDVLKKNSDKKDGKLILVTAITPTPPGEGKSTVTVGLTQALNKFGYKSIAALREPSLGPVFGIKGGAAGGGMSQVVPMEEINLHFTGDIHAISTAHNLISACIDNHLMQGNELDIDVNNITWKRVLDMNDRALRNIVIGMGGRLNGIPRETSFQITVASEIMAIFCLADSIIDLKKRIGEIVFGYNRKGEMLQVKQLKIEGAVTALLKDAIKPNLVQTLENTPVFIHGGPFANIAHGCNSVLATKMALKLSDYVVTEAGFAADLGAEKFLDIKARKAEIEPNVIVIVATVRALKHHGGDTDLKSENVETLKKGLVNLERHIESMQKYHVPVVVAINKFITDTDAEIKEIEKFCNAKDVEVALCEIWEKGGEGGKELVDKVISAVEKNEKSEEKFSPLYELELPIKEKIEIIAKEIYGADGVKFMPKALNNIKKYEEYGYDKFPVCISKTQKSLSDNPKLLGRPTGFEITVNEIRLSAGAGFLVAMAGEIIDMPGLPKKPSAELIDIDENGVIIGLF, encoded by the coding sequence ATGACGGATATCGAAATAGCTCAAAGGGCAAAGTTGGAAAAAATTAATGTGATTGCTGAGAAAGCAGGACTTGCTGAAGAAGATTACGAACAATATGGAAATTATAAGGCGAAAGTCAGTCTTGATGTTCTGAAAAAAAATTCTGACAAAAAAGATGGAAAACTTATACTTGTAACGGCAATAACTCCTACACCTCCAGGTGAAGGTAAATCAACTGTAACGGTAGGGCTTACTCAGGCATTGAACAAGTTCGGATATAAATCAATTGCGGCATTGAGGGAACCGTCATTAGGTCCTGTATTTGGAATAAAAGGAGGAGCTGCAGGAGGAGGAATGTCCCAGGTTGTTCCTATGGAAGAGATAAATCTTCATTTTACAGGGGATATTCATGCAATTTCTACGGCACATAACCTTATTTCTGCATGCATTGACAATCATCTTATGCAGGGAAATGAACTGGACATAGATGTAAATAATATAACGTGGAAACGTGTTCTTGATATGAATGACAGGGCATTGAGAAATATTGTAATTGGAATGGGCGGAAGACTTAATGGAATTCCGAGGGAAACATCATTTCAGATAACTGTAGCCTCAGAAATAATGGCAATATTCTGTCTTGCTGACTCCATTATTGACCTGAAAAAAAGAATAGGGGAAATAGTTTTTGGATACAATAGAAAAGGGGAAATGCTGCAGGTAAAACAGCTGAAAATAGAAGGGGCAGTTACAGCGCTTCTTAAGGATGCAATTAAGCCTAATCTTGTTCAGACATTGGAAAATACACCTGTATTTATACACGGAGGACCTTTTGCAAATATTGCACACGGTTGTAATTCGGTGCTTGCTACAAAAATGGCATTGAAATTGTCAGACTATGTTGTAACTGAGGCAGGATTTGCGGCTGACCTTGGAGCGGAAAAATTTCTGGATATAAAAGCAAGAAAAGCAGAAATTGAACCAAATGTTATTGTTATAGTTGCAACTGTAAGAGCGTTGAAACATCATGGCGGAGATACTGACCTGAAATCAGAAAATGTTGAAACATTGAAGAAAGGACTTGTAAATCTTGAAAGACATATAGAAAGTATGCAGAAATATCACGTTCCTGTAGTTGTTGCAATAAATAAGTTTATAACTGACACTGATGCTGAAATAAAGGAAATTGAAAAATTCTGTAATGCAAAAGATGTGGAAGTTGCTCTCTGTGAAATTTGGGAAAAAGGCGGAGAAGGTGGTAAAGAGCTTGTAGATAAAGTGATTTCCGCAGTTGAAAAAAATGAAAAGTCAGAAGAAAAATTTTCTCCATTGTATGAACTGGAACTTCCAATAAAGGAAAAAATAGAAATTATTGCAAAGGAAATATATGGAGCTGATGGAGTTAAATTTATGCCTAAGGCACTTAATAACATTAAAAAATATGAAGAATACGGATATGATAAATTTCCTGTATGTATTTCGAAGACGCAGAAATCACTGTCGGATAATCCAAAATTGCTGGGAAGACCTACAGGATTTGAAATTACAGTAAATGAAATCAGACTGTCTGCAGGAGCAGGATTTTTAGTGGCGATGGCAGGAGAAATCATAGATATGCCAGGATTGCCTAAAAAACCTTCAGCAGAACTGATTGATATAGATGAAAATGGCGTAATTATAGGGTTGTTTTAA
- a CDS encoding NlpC/P60 family protein, whose product MKIKRLFTAACMTAFAFITSGLQGKSIRHKKTVKAKQNTAKTVKTKKTVFKSTIVKNTENKAKHTVAKTSHTEKKTSHARTSHTSGIYGISSNNKNQLIVNKMSELKKRHERIAKSGTASEKKAAAAEKKLLVSYSKWKGTKYAWGGDSKKGIDCSALTRRVYREVYAHELPRVSTQQAKTGKKISSKNLKAGDIVYFRPEGRTHHTAVYVGNSLFINASSSKGVVMSSLKSPYWGKYFKYGVRVDKNRNV is encoded by the coding sequence ATGAAAATAAAAAGACTATTTACAGCGGCCTGTATGACTGCATTTGCATTTATAACTTCAGGATTACAGGGGAAATCCATAAGACATAAAAAAACTGTCAAAGCGAAACAGAATACTGCTAAAACTGTAAAAACAAAGAAAACTGTTTTTAAGAGTACAATTGTTAAAAATACAGAAAACAAAGCAAAACATACTGTAGCAAAAACTTCTCATACTGAAAAAAAGACATCACACGCTAGAACTTCGCATACTTCAGGAATTTATGGTATTTCTTCAAATAATAAAAATCAGCTTATTGTTAATAAAATGTCCGAATTGAAGAAAAGACACGAAAGAATAGCAAAATCAGGAACTGCAAGTGAAAAGAAAGCCGCAGCTGCCGAAAAGAAACTTCTTGTATCGTATAGTAAATGGAAAGGTACAAAATACGCATGGGGTGGAGATTCTAAAAAGGGAATTGACTGTTCAGCACTGACACGTAGAGTTTACCGTGAAGTTTATGCCCATGAACTTCCAAGAGTTTCAACACAGCAGGCAAAAACTGGAAAAAAGATATCATCTAAAAACTTAAAAGCTGGAGACATTGTTTACTTTAGACCTGAAGGAAGAACTCATCATACAGCCGTTTATGTTGGAAATTCGTTATTTATAAACGCTTCTTCATCAAAAGGTGTTGTAATGTCTTCACTTAAAAGTCCATATTGGGGGAAATACTTCAAATATGGAGTAAGAGTCGATAAAAATAGAAATGTTTAA